A window of the Tripterygium wilfordii isolate XIE 37 chromosome 12, ASM1340144v1, whole genome shotgun sequence genome harbors these coding sequences:
- the LOC120010966 gene encoding E3 ubiquitin-protein ligase WAV3-like produces the protein MGTGWRRAFCTTIRRDPDSVIAEKQQTSPSSSPGPRSCTRLGFFSGGSNPTTPRLHSQPISSPSLRCKTTAESSSTNESPRLQCKTNPKVTKSLSSNPSSPRSPLKLSLFKNSFKFRSSCGICLNSVKTGQGMAIYTAECTHAFHFPCIADYVRKHGKLVCPVCNSAWKDVPLLAIHKNLHTESNRELNEAVDPVPAKPNVQAINIQPQIEEKKVIESSPKAVKTPKHESRQLSPKLSDSRYYDDDEPLLSPTAGGKFNPIPEADENAEETEDVEEFQGFFVNANPIPNPNPPESSLKSDELPNSGRDYRNVQVGLFPESTVVSAGRGYETYAVALKVKAPRPLSPTHSSHTAPFLDPSLRAPIDLVTVLDVSDSMTGAKLQMLKRAMRLVVASLGSTDRLSIVAFSVNPKRLLPLRRMTAPGQRAARRIIDRLVCCQEGTGLTEALKKATKVLEDRREKNPVASVMFFSDGQDERVQTSTSHQRQIYSQVSSTQFAHIEIPVHESWFGRSGGYGQETAEGTFSKCVGGLLNVVVQDLRIQLNFASGSAPAEISAVYSLNGRPTVLSSGSVRLGDLYADEERELLVEMRVPCAAVGAHHVMSVRCLYKDAATQEVVYGRDQALLVPRPHAVRSSAPKIERLRNLFISTRAVAEGRKLIEHGDLTSAYHLLASSRALLLQSSSIPVDEYVRSLESELAELNWHKQRQMEQQQQQLMQRRRVMDKDMMVVMDENGEPLTPGSAWRAAERLAKVAMMKKSLNKVSDLHGFENARF, from the exons ATGGGCACTGGTTGGAGAAGAGCATTTTGTACAACGATCCGTCGTGACCCAGATAGTGTAATTGCAGAGAAACAACAAACAAGCCCAAGTTCTAGTCCAGGACCCAGAAGTTGTACCAGGCTTGGGTTCTTCTCCGGTGGAAGCAACCCCACTACTCCTCGTCTCCATTCTCAACCAATCTCAAGCCCAAGCTTGCGTTGCAAGACCACTGCAGAATCATCTTCTACAAATGAGAGTCCTAGGCTCCAGTGCAAAACCAACCCAAAAGTCACCAAGAGTTTGAGTTCAAACCCAAGTTCTCCTCGATCTCCCCTCAAATTGTCCCTGTTCAAGAACAGCTTCAAATTCAGG AGTAGCTGTGGAATCTGCTTGAATAGCGTGAAAACAGGTCAAGGCATGGCGATATACACAGCAGAGTGTACACACGCCTTTCACTTCCCCTGCATAGCAGACTACGTTCGTAAGCATGGTAAACTGGTTTGCCCCGTCTGTAACTCCGCTTGGAAAGACGTTCCTCTGCTCGCAATCCACAAGAATCTCCACACTGAATCAAACCGGGAGCTAAACGAGGCCGTCGATCCTGTCCCTGCCAAACCAAACGTCCAAGCCATAAACATTCAGCCCCAGATTGAGGAGAAGAAAGTAATTGAGTCTTCTCCAAAGGCAGTGAAAACCCCCAAACATGAATCACGACAGTTGTCTCCTAAATTATCCGATTCGAGATACTACGATGACGACGAGCCATTATTATCTCCAACCGCAGGTGGTAAATTCAATCCGATTCCAGAAGCCGATGAGAATGCCGAAGAAACAGAGGACGTCGAAGAATTTCAAGGATTCTTCGTGAATGCAAATCCaattccaaatccaaatcctccTGAATCTTCCCTCAAATCTGACGAGTTGCCAAACAGCGGCAGAGATTATCGTAATGTTCAGGTTGGATTGTTTCCAGAATCCACCGTGGTTTCCGCCGGTCGCGGCTACGAGACTTATGCGGTTGCACTGAAAGTGAAGGCACCGCGACCTCTTTCACCGACTCACAGCTCCCATACGGCGCCGTTTCTGGATCCATCTCTTCGCGCGCCCATAGACTTGGTTACAGTGCTCGATGTGAGCGATAGCATGACTGGGGCCAAGTTGCAAATGCTGAAACGAGCCATGCGGTTGGTGGTCGCTTCTCTCGGCTCGACTGACCGGCTTTCTATCGTTGCTTTCTCAGTCAATCCAAAGAGGCTATTGCCTCTGAGAAGAATGACTGCTCCAGGTCAGCGCGCGGCTCGGCGCATCATTGACAGGCTTGTTTGCTGTCAAGAAGGGACCGGCTTGACAGAGGCTTTGAAGAAAGCAACGAAAGTTCTCGAAGATAGGAGGGAAAAGAATCCAGTGGCTAGCGTCATGTTCTTCTCAGACGGTCAGGATGAGCGGGTCCAGACCAGTACAAGCCATCAACGGCAGATATACAGCCAAGTGTCTTCGACCCAGTTTGCTCATATTGAGATCCCAGTCCATGAATCTTGGTTTGGGCGAAGTGGTGGTTACGGCCAGGAGACGGCGGAGGGCACGTTCTCCAAGTGCGTGGGTGGTTTGTTAAATGTCGTGGTGCAAGACTTGAGAATTCAACTGAACTTCGCTTCTGGCTCAGCGCCAGCGGAGATCTCGGCGGTTTATTCATTAAACGGACGGCCCACAGTGCTCAGCTCCGGATCTGTGCGGCTTGGCGACCTTTACGCCGATGAAGAGAGGGAACTATTGGTTGAAATGAGGGTCCCATGCGCAGCTGTTGGGGCTCACCACGTGATGTCAGTTCGATGCCTTTACAAGGACGCCGCGACTCAAGAGGTTGTGTACGGAAGAGATCAGGCTCTATTAGTTCCCCGGCCCCACGCCGTCAGGTCATCGGCGCCGAAAATCGAACGGCTGAGGAACTTGTTCATCTCAACCAGGGCCGTCGCGGAGGGTCGGAAGTTAATCGAACACGGAGATTTAACGAGCGCGTATCACTTATTGGCTTCGTCTCGCGCTCTGCTGTTGCAATCGAGCTCAATTCCGGTCGACGAGTATGTGAGGAGTCTGGAGAGTGAGCTGGCCGAGCTGAACTGGCACAAACAGAGACAGATGgagcagcaacagcaacagtTGATGCAGCGGCGGAGAGTGATGGATAAGGATATGATGGTCGTGATGGACGAGAATGGTGAGCCGCTTACTCCTGGGTCGGCTTGGAGAGCGGCTGAGAGGCTGGCTAAAGTAGCCATGATGAAGAAGTCGCTTAATAAAGTCAGCGATTTGCACGGCTTTGAAAATGCTAGattttaa